CAATGATCTTCCGGATGGTCTTACCGCCCGGGCCAATCACGGTGCCGATTTTGTCCTTGTCAATAACAAACGAAACAATTCTCGGCGCATACTTTGAGATTTCCGGCCGCGGCCGGTCAATGCAGGCGTTCATCACCTCCAGCACCTTCAGCCGCGCCCGGGTCGCCTGTTCCAGCGCCTCATGGAGGATGGAATAGGGCACACCGCGGAGCTTAAGATCCAGCTGAATGGCAGTTATGCCGGCACTGGTGCCCGCCACCTTGAAATCCATGTCACCATAATGATCCTCATCACCGATGATATCGGTCAGAATCCGGTACCGGCTGTCCTCCTTCACCAGCCCCATGGCAATACCGGCAACCGCCGCCTTTACCGGCACTCCCGCATCCATCATTGACAGCGATCCCGAGCAGACCGACGCCATTGAAGAACTGCCGTTGGATTCAAGAATATCCGACACAATCCTGATCGTATAGGGAAACTCCTCTTCCTTCGGCACCACCGCCTGCAATGCCCGCTCTGCCAGATCGCCGTGCCCGATCTCCCGGCGGCCAGGACCGCGCAGCATCCGCACCTCACCAACAGAAAACGGTGGAAAGTTGTAATGAAGCATGAAGGACTTCTTCTCCTCCATCGCCAGCTCGACATCATCAATGATCTGCTCATCCGACTTTGTCCCCAGAGTCGTGGTTGCCAGTGACTGCGTCTGTCCGCGGGTGAACAGTGCTGAGCCGTGTGCTCGGGGCAGAACGCCGACCGCGCACTCAATCGGCCGGAGCTCATCCAGCGCCCGGCCATCGAGCCGCTCGCTCTTGTCCAGGATACGGTGCCGCACATCAGCGGCAATGATTTCCTCCAGGACCGCCTGGATCGCCAGCTCCGCATCCGGGAACTTTTCACTCAGTTTCTCCACCACCTCTTTAGCGAGCTCCTGGCGCGCCTGACTCCGGCTGCGCTTATCCTTGATGTCATTGGTTGCCCGTGCCCGTTCTGCCGCCAGTTCCTGAACCGCTGCCCGGAGCTCGTCACTCATCATCGGTGCTGCCGGCCTGACCTTCGGCTTGCCCACCGCCGCCTGCAACTCCTTCTGCAGTTCGATCGTCTGCCGGATCACAGGCAATGCCAGCTCACATGCCCGGTCAATATCACTGATCGTTACCTCGCGCGCCTGTCCGGCAATGGTCATGATCAGATCGCCCTCAATCCCGACAAACA
This is a stretch of genomic DNA from candidate division WOR-3 bacterium. It encodes these proteins:
- a CDS encoding polyribonucleotide nucleotidyltransferase gives rise to the protein MHRVETEVCGRTLSLEFGRVARQADGGVLARYGDSVVLASAVYNKQPLESYQDFFPLVVDYRELAYAAGKIPGGFFKREGKPRDKETLTCRLIDRPIRPLFPDDFRNETQIIAYLLSTDMENESEFLSLIAASAALTVSEIPFLGPIGACRVGKINGQLVCNPPMSQLDEAEMSMLFVGIEGDLIMTIAGQAREVTISDIDRACELALPVIRQTIELQKELQAAVGKPKVRPAAPMMSDELRAAVQELAAERARATNDIKDKRSRSQARQELAKEVVEKLSEKFPDAELAIQAVLEEIIAADVRHRILDKSERLDGRALDELRPIECAVGVLPRAHGSALFTRGQTQSLATTTLGTKSDEQIIDDVELAMEEKKSFMLHYNFPPFSVGEVRMLRGPGRREIGHGDLAERALQAVVPKEEEFPYTIRIVSDILESNGSSSMASVCSGSLSMMDAGVPVKAAVAGIAMGLVKEDSRYRILTDIIGDEDHYGDMDFKVAGTSAGITAIQLDLKLRGVPYSILHEALEQATRARLKVLEVMNACIDRPRPEISKYAPRIVSFVIDKDKIGTVIGPGGKTIRKIIDQTNTTIDIEDDGTVTIAATNPDNLRKAKEWIESLVAEVEVGKIYQGTVTRIMNFGAFVEILPGKEGMIHISQLGPERYRQVTDAVKVGDRVWVKVVEIDEQGRINLSRKKAMEERGEIPVSDDTGKSDRRPRPGRAQQQTRTGSSRGQTHQHRPRH